The genomic interval GATGACCGGATAAAGAATCAGCCATGGGTATATCCAGACCCCGATTATCCTCTATTAAAGGCAACCTTGCACCATTTATGTAAACTTGGGAAATTGCCGGAGGCAGTATGCAATGAAGACAAAGACGGCGACGGTTATGTCTTGAAAGATGATTGCAACGATTATGACCCTAATATTCATCCCGGAGCATATGATATTCCTAGAAATGGAATTGATGAAGATTGTTCCGGGTGTGACGCCGAACCGCCAAACATTATATTTGTTCATTGGGAAGGTGTGCGGGCAGTAAATGTAGATTGCATTGGTTATTCCGCGCCGTCCACCCCGAGGTTTTGCGACATTTGCACAGAGAATGGAGTACTCTTCACGAATGCTTATTGCAATGGCGTTCAGACAAGGTGGTCTCTCATTTCGGTATATTGTTCCATACTTCCCCGTCTTTCAACTGAATGGATATTCCAATATAACATTGATTTGAATTTGTTGTCTTTTCCTGAAATCCTGAGAAGAAGGGGATATGAAACGATTTATGTTCATGGAGGCAATATTGGGTTTTCAAACAAATTAAGCCGGTTTGCCGGATGGTTTGAAACCAGGTACGACCGTACAAATGCACCAATAAAAGATATGGAAATGTTTAACTGGGGGTTAAAAGACAGGGATTTATTTGAATTTGCGTACAGTGCTATGGAGAACCGTGAAGATCCAAGGCCTTTTTATATGACAATTGCGACACTTTCCATGCATCATCCTTTTAAATTGCCTGAAAAGGAATTTGAAATGAACGATCATAACGATGTGAAGAATCAATTATCAAATATTGCAATATATTCTGACGATGCACTGGGCGATTTCCTGGAAAAGGTATTATCAAGTGAAAAACTGGAAAATACCATCATTATTGTGACGAGCGACCACGGCATTAATTGGTTCTATCCCCACCCGGAAAGAGAACAAAACATATTATGGGAAGACCTCGTATGGATACCTATCGCTCTTATTGGGAAAAACTGGAATATTGATACCGGACAAAAAATCAGTGAAGTCAGACAATTGGCAGACATAGGGCCAACAATCCTTGACCGATTAGGCATAGAAATCCCAAATCCATTTATTGGACATTCTCTTCTGAGGCGTTTTAAGAATCGGGATGCGAGGGCATTTTTTGCGACGGCGAATGGTGGGGCATCAGCGGGAATCCGGTTTAAAAATCATAAATATTTTACTCACTTTGATTCAAAAAAAGAATATTTATATGATATTGAGAACGACAGGGAAGAAAAGTTTAATCTATGTGAGGATTCTCGTTACAAAGAACAGCTTGAATTGTACAACAGTATGGTATCAGATGTGTACTCGCAAAGTACGGAACTTATTAAAGATGACAGAATCTGGAATTGGGAGTATTGGATAGAATATTAAATAAAAAACGATACGTATGATAAATATAGTAGTTCTGATAGGTGCGCTACCGCTTGCAAACCAGAATCCCGCCCCCAGGGTATTCTGCCGGAGCAAAAGTTATGCGCATAATTCTGGTATTAATCGTGGATCCTATAATACTCCTTTAGGCGGGAAAAGTTTTTCAATCAAAGTTCTTATAAAGGCAAGTTCTTCCTTTTGTTTTTCAAGTGTTGATTCCATTATCGTTTGCTTCTTTTGCATCAACCATAACATTCTTAGAACAAATCCAAGAATTACAATGCTTATGGTAATAAAGAGGCCAAACATCCACTGGAGTATGTCAAACCTTTTGTCTACAGATGCGAATTTGGCGTTCATCTCAGAACGTAGGTCATCAAATCTCTTGTCGACAGCATCAAATCTTTTGTCGACAGATTCAAATCTCTTATCGACAGCATCAAATCTCTTATCGACAGCATCAAATTTTGTGTCAACAGATTCAAATCTTGTGTTCATTTCAGAACGCAGGCCTTCTAATTGTTTTTCTAAATTTTTTTGTCCGTATTCCAGTTGAGTAAGTCTTTCAATGATTTTCCTATCGGTAATCCTTGGAGCAACTTCAACCTCAGCAGCAATAACGTGCGCTGTCTTTAATAAAACTACTGATAAACATAAAAATATCGTCAATGTTCTATACATGACCGGATTCTATCATACCACAATGGATAAAGTCAAATGCCTGAACCATCGGAAAAGTTAATATTGCAATATTTTGGTACATTGTCAGATGATTCATTTAAGTGCCTCCAGCGACCTGCCCTTGGGTTTTCTCCAGGTCTTACGGGCGTCGTGCAGCACTCGCAACCAATGCTGGGATAATTCTTATTATGTAAAGGATGAATCGGTATGTCATTTTCAAGCAAGTAGGATTCTATTTGTTCATCCGACCAGTCAAAAAGCGGGTGGAGTGCATAACCCTCTATTCTCGGGTCCCGCAATAAAGGCTCTAATTTCGAGCGTTTTCCGCCTTCCGTTTGTCTCAGACCAACCATAGACAACATCAAACCATTGTTTTTCATGTAACTAAGATAGGGCGCCTCTTTTCTTAAACGACAACATTCTTTCTGTCCGTCAATATATTGATACAACTTCTTGCCGTACAGCTTTTCTTGTTGCTCTATAGTAAGATCAGGGTACAATGTGACCATGTTTAATTTGTATCGTGTAATGAATTCATCCCTGAGTTGTAATGTTTCTGCAAAATGGTATCCCGTATCGATAAATAAGATGTAATTTTCCAGGCCCAGGGAATAAAAATAGTGCATTAACACAGAAGCCGTCTTTTGCATACTGCTCAATAAAATTGCATCCATTCCGAAATTGTCAACTGCCCATTGTATTCTTTCCACGGCGGAAAAATTTCTAAGTTTTTGATTAACTGAGATAATATCCAGTTGCATTGTTTGTTCCATTCGTTTTGCATAACTCCCGGTATAATTACGTAAAAGTTGTTTTATCGTAAAATTAAAATTCCACAAAGATGCCTGTGGCAATCCTGTTATTATGGTTGAAAAATGAAAATTCCATCTCAGTTTATTAATCAATTAACAGTGAGTCAAGCAATAAGTAAGGTGTTTTGTAAAATCGTAAAGATTTTAACAAATTAAGGACTGCTTGCTCAAAAAGGTAAGATTGTAAATATGCAGCTATCGATATACAAGGGCTTATTGCCTGAACAGCAAAGATGATATTATGCATACAATAAATTGTCGTTGACTTTACATTTATTAGCCTGTACAATGCGAAAAATTATATTAGATACTTATTTTATAAGGAGTTACGATAGTTTTGGTTGGTTAGGATTTATATGTTTATAGGCATTGACATAGTTGAAATAAATCGTATAAAGAAGCTATGTATTTCCAACGAAAGATTTTTAAATAAAATTTATACGGTGAAAGAACTTGAGTATTGTTTACCGAAAAAGAACAGACATCAACATTTAGCGGCACGTTTTGCTACGAAAGAAGCTATGTTCAAAGCTTTAGGAACCGGATGGACTGGTAAAATAAAATGGACTGACGTCGAGTTGTTAAATGATGAAAAAGGGAAGCCATATCTGAATTTTTATGGAAATGTAAAAGAATTAGTTGAAGAGAAGAATATTAATACTGCCGAGGTCTCATTATCACATTGTAATGAATACGCTATTGCACAGGTGTTATTAGTGCCAGGAGCAGTATCTGCAGCATCATCAAAACTGTAAACGCTTATAAAAAGGGTAATTGCATGAAAAAGCTCGTACTTATCAACCCGCATCCAATGGGTAACGTTGGTGAGGAGAATGTGTCCGTATTAAACCAAATGCCGGTAAATCTTGGTTATTTGAAAGTGCTAACGCCCGGCAACTGGCAAGTCGATATCATTGATGAAACGCAGGAATATGCCATTGATGAAAATACAGGCGACATTACCTTTGGAGGCGCCGACCTGGTTGGGATTACCTCAGTAAGTTATCAGGCAGACCGTGCGTATAAAATAGCAACAGCCTGCAGAAAAAGAGGAATACCTGTAATTATGGGTGGCATTCATGCCACAAGCAATCCTGATGAGGCTGCAAAATATGTTGACAGTGTGGTGATCAGAGAGGGAATCACCCTTTGGTCAACCATTATTGATGATTTCGAAAAGGGTCGTCTCCGGAAAAGGTATGACGGCGGCCTTACCCCCATGGAAATCTACTGCAATTTAAGCCCTGATAGAAAGTTTTTGAAGGATAAATATAAATACCGGTATTCGGGGATTATTACCACCGCAGGGTGTCCGTTTGCCTGTGAATTTTGCTCCGTCCCACAATTTCAGGGTCAAAAATACAGGGAACGGCCTGTAGACGATATATTGAATGAATTTGAATCGATAAAGGGACAATACCGCGGTTTGATTCTAACGGATGAAAATTTTTACGGACATAGTAAGAAATCTAATGAACGGGTTCGCACTCTTTTTAAAGGTATGGTCGAGAGAGGTATCTATCAAAACTGGTTCGGCTTTACCTCCCTTAATATATATAAGGATGACGAAACGCTTGAGTATATGGCGAAGAGTGGATGCGTTGGCGTGCTGATTGGCATAGAATCCATTGAGGAAGAATCTCTCAAGTCCATGAACAAAAATGTGAATTTGAAAATATCCGTAGAAAATTATTATGAGGCAATCGCTAACATAAGAAAACATGGTCTTGCCGTGTGGGGAACTATGGTATTCGGAAATGACGCCGATACCTCTGGCACGTTTGAACGGGTAGCCGATTTTATCCTTGATTCGCATATCGATATTATGACTTGCGGCATACTCTGTCCGTTTATCAATACGCCGCTTTATCACCGCCTGAACAGAGAAAACAGGCTTTTTCGTACACATTTTCCTGAAGATTGGAAATATTACACGTCGCATCATTTGACGTATGTATTGAAAAAACTGACCCTCGATGAAATGATCGAGGGGTTCCAATACCTTTACGACAGGATTTTTGCCACAGAGGTGTTGCGGAAGAGATTCCACCGCGCTAAGGATGAGTTGAATAATAATATGAATGCCGCTATGTTTGCATTTCGCGTGAATCTTGACTGGCAAAATGTGTATCAGCATTTGATTCAAAATCTAAAAGATTTACAGACCTCTGGCGATTATGAGGCAGCCTTAAAATGCTACGTTGATACAGATAAGCAAGGCAAAGGGAAAAAATTAGCTTCAATTGAAGCAGCTCCTTAAAATGTAGTTCCTTTTTTTGCAGATTTAAAACAGGCATCGTTCAGGTCAACTTATTTACATATACTCGTGGATAGTTGACCTCTCTTATTTTTGAGAACTGAAAATGACAAAGGTCGTTATTACTGGATTAGGATTGGTCACTCCGGTTGGAACCGGTTTAAAAAAAAGCTGGGAATCTTTTGCACAAGGGCGTGATGGGGCTTGTGAAATGAAATCATTTGACACCTCCTTGTACAAGGTACACAGGTCGTGCGAGGTAAAGGATTTCTTCCTCGATGTCGAACTGGAAAACCAGATCAGCGAAAATACCCTTCACAAGTATGTTTATTATGCGGCAAGAGAGGCATTGCTGGAAAGCGGATTACATGGAGATAAGAAATCGGGTAGAGAACGGTTTGGTATTGCCATAGGAACGCTTGCTGCAGAGCTGACCCCTTTTGAGCGACTTTTAAGAAAAAACACTTCTTTAAAAAATAATGGATTCGACCACAAAGTAGCTGCGGTATACCCCCCCAATTCTATCACGAAGATGCTGGCAAATTATTTCAACTTTGAAGGGCAGTCAATGATATCCCTTAATGCCTGCTCTTCCGGGAATCATGCCATTGCCTGGGCGTATGACCGTCTGATTGACAATAAGCTTGATGTGGTAATGGTGGGAGGAGCCGATATGATTCCTCAAACGGAATTTACCCACTTTCATAATCTTAAGGCATTAACGCCTGATAAATGCCAGCCTTTTGACAAGAATCGTAAGGGGCTTATGATTGGAGAGGGCGCTGGTATATTGATTATGGAACGTTATGAATATGCAAAAAATCGCGGCGCTGCAATTATTGCCGAAATGGCGGGATATGGGCTGAGTTGCGACGGGTTTCACATGACTGCCCCGCATCCGGAAGGGGATGGGGCGGTAAAATCCATGAGTGATGCGCTTAAAATGGCGAGAATGAATCCGGAGGATATCGGATATATTAACGCTCACGGAACTGGTACGCCACATAATGATAGAACGGAGACTATTGCGATAAAAAGAGTTTTCGGTGAGCATGCTTACAAAATTCCGTGTAGTTCCACGAAGTCCATGATAGGACACCTCATGGGCGCCGCAAGCGCCGTGGAGTCTGTAATATGTTGTTTAGTATTGAGGCATGGTATAATTCCTCCAACAATCAATTACGAGACCCCTGACCCGGAATGCAATCTGGATGTAACGCCAAACAATGCCCGCGAGGCAAATGTATCCTGTATTGTTAATAATTCATTTGCCTTCGGGGGCAATAATGCAACTACTATTTTTAGAAAATTAGAGTAATTAACCAATAATAAGGGCATGAAAAAAAGGGTAGTGATAACAGGATTGGGGGCGGTATCGCCCCTTGGAAATACGAAAGAAGAATTCTGGAATGGACTTGTAGAAGGGAAATCAGGCATTGCCCCGATGACTTCACTTGATTTATCCTGTTATAAGTCCAAATTAGGCGGGGAAGTACGCGATCTCCTGCCGGAAATCCATTTGGGGAAAAAGGGGCTGCGTTATTTGAATAAAGGCACATACTTTCTCGGTTCTGCCGCTAAAATGGCACTTGATGATTCAAAATTACCTCAGGATGGTTCTCTGGAAGATACGATTGGCATTATTATCGGGTCATCTCTGGGAAATTTTTCTGAAACTACAGATTATTTTTATGAAATAATACGGAATAACCCGTCAGAATTGTCCCCTATGTGCAGTTACGATGTGGCATTAAACTCTTCTGTCAATTATGTGTCCGTTCTCTTTAAAGCAAAAGGGCCCGTTCGTACTATTTCTGCAGGATTTACGTCAAGCATCGATGCCATAGAAGATGCATACCGAATGATACGGAATGATAGGGCAAAAGTTATGATAACCGGTGGTGTTGAGCAGATTTCCATTGATTTGTATTTGATATTTTACCTCAGAAAATATCTTTCCGGTATCAATGGGGGGCAGGAAATTAGCGCTCCCTTCGATGCAAAACGAAACGGATTCATTATGGCAGAGGGTAGCTATGTAATCATCCTTGAAGAGCTTCAGCACGCATTGGAAAGGGGCGCCTCCATTTATGGTGAAATAAAAGGATTTGGGAATACCTATGTGGGTGCAAAAAATTATTCTCTCCTTGAAAGAGTAAGCAGTGTTGAAAAAGCCATGCAGGAAGCATTACAGCGAGCGGGGATAAAGAAGGAAGATTTAGATTGCATGAGCGTAAATGCGAATGGATGCAAAATACAGGACCCCATAGAGGCAAACGCCATACAATTTCTGTATGGTGAGGACGTAAAACATATCCCTATATCTGCAATAAAATCAAACGTGGGAGAGTCTTACGGTACGGCAGGCGCCGCACAACTAGTTTCAACGGCTATGTCTATTAATAACGGCGTTATACCCCACATCATCAATCACCAGGGAAAAGAGCC from Candidatus Kuenenia stuttgartiensis carries:
- a CDS encoding phosphoadenylyl-sulfate reductase, with product MEQTMQLDIISVNQKLRNFSAVERIQWAVDNFGMDAILLSSMQKTASVLMHYFYSLGLENYILFIDTGYHFAETLQLRDEFITRYKLNMVTLYPDLTIEQQEKLYGKKLYQYIDGQKECCRLRKEAPYLSYMKNNGLMLSMVGLRQTEGGKRSKLEPLLRDPRIEGYALHPLFDWSDEQIESYLLENDIPIHPLHNKNYPSIGCECCTTPVRPGENPRAGRWRHLNESSDNVPKYCNINFSDGSGI
- a CDS encoding beta-ketoacyl-[acyl-carrier-protein] synthase family protein; its protein translation is MKKRVVITGLGAVSPLGNTKEEFWNGLVEGKSGIAPMTSLDLSCYKSKLGGEVRDLLPEIHLGKKGLRYLNKGTYFLGSAAKMALDDSKLPQDGSLEDTIGIIIGSSLGNFSETTDYFYEIIRNNPSELSPMCSYDVALNSSVNYVSVLFKAKGPVRTISAGFTSSIDAIEDAYRMIRNDRAKVMITGGVEQISIDLYLIFYLRKYLSGINGGQEISAPFDAKRNGFIMAEGSYVIILEELQHALERGASIYGEIKGFGNTYVGAKNYSLLERVSSVEKAMQEALQRAGIKKEDLDCMSVNANGCKIQDPIEANAIQFLYGEDVKHIPISAIKSNVGESYGTAGAAQLVSTAMSINNGVIPHIINHQGKEPENNLNLVLGKPLRKQTNHAMINNMDFEGNNSCLVVSRFTQ
- the acpS gene encoding holo-ACP synthase gives rise to the protein MFIGIDIVEINRIKKLCISNERFLNKIYTVKELEYCLPKKNRHQHLAARFATKEAMFKALGTGWTGKIKWTDVELLNDEKGKPYLNFYGNVKELVEEKNINTAEVSLSHCNEYAIAQVLLVPGAVSAASSKL
- a CDS encoding beta-ketoacyl-[acyl-carrier-protein] synthase family protein, with amino-acid sequence MTKVVITGLGLVTPVGTGLKKSWESFAQGRDGACEMKSFDTSLYKVHRSCEVKDFFLDVELENQISENTLHKYVYYAAREALLESGLHGDKKSGRERFGIAIGTLAAELTPFERLLRKNTSLKNNGFDHKVAAVYPPNSITKMLANYFNFEGQSMISLNACSSGNHAIAWAYDRLIDNKLDVVMVGGADMIPQTEFTHFHNLKALTPDKCQPFDKNRKGLMIGEGAGILIMERYEYAKNRGAAIIAEMAGYGLSCDGFHMTAPHPEGDGAVKSMSDALKMARMNPEDIGYINAHGTGTPHNDRTETIAIKRVFGEHAYKIPCSSTKSMIGHLMGAASAVESVICCLVLRHGIIPPTINYETPDPECNLDVTPNNAREANVSCIVNNSFAFGGNNATTIFRKLE
- a CDS encoding B12-binding domain-containing radical SAM protein is translated as MKKLVLINPHPMGNVGEENVSVLNQMPVNLGYLKVLTPGNWQVDIIDETQEYAIDENTGDITFGGADLVGITSVSYQADRAYKIATACRKRGIPVIMGGIHATSNPDEAAKYVDSVVIREGITLWSTIIDDFEKGRLRKRYDGGLTPMEIYCNLSPDRKFLKDKYKYRYSGIITTAGCPFACEFCSVPQFQGQKYRERPVDDILNEFESIKGQYRGLILTDENFYGHSKKSNERVRTLFKGMVERGIYQNWFGFTSLNIYKDDETLEYMAKSGCVGVLIGIESIEEESLKSMNKNVNLKISVENYYEAIANIRKHGLAVWGTMVFGNDADTSGTFERVADFILDSHIDIMTCGILCPFINTPLYHRLNRENRLFRTHFPEDWKYYTSHHLTYVLKKLTLDEMIEGFQYLYDRIFATEVLRKRFHRAKDELNNNMNAAMFAFRVNLDWQNVYQHLIQNLKDLQTSGDYEAALKCYVDTDKQGKGKKLASIEAAP
- a CDS encoding sulfatase-like hydrolase/transferase; protein product: MKRHYFNKAFVTPIILMWVFMSVPRLWYFYRGGLPADTTILTGGVYPFILGFMRDGAFACSVLIPVQFLYLLKVADIMPDKIIKIFGISLKVFFSVLLAIMMVNVEFFRYFGFHFNSTHFSFLNYTGHISSSFFEFSNPLCMAFELLIFPGIFLFFSLVISIKKFEKVFLSRYSFSISLFILLAGIVVQYVPLKTALITNLTENYNIAFVKHLVFGDEIKSRHSKDIEKILDTLPLNDDRIKNQPWVYPDPDYPLLKATLHHLCKLGKLPEAVCNEDKDGDGYVLKDDCNDYDPNIHPGAYDIPRNGIDEDCSGCDAEPPNIIFVHWEGVRAVNVDCIGYSAPSTPRFCDICTENGVLFTNAYCNGVQTRWSLISVYCSILPRLSTEWIFQYNIDLNLLSFPEILRRRGYETIYVHGGNIGFSNKLSRFAGWFETRYDRTNAPIKDMEMFNWGLKDRDLFEFAYSAMENREDPRPFYMTIATLSMHHPFKLPEKEFEMNDHNDVKNQLSNIAIYSDDALGDFLEKVLSSEKLENTIIIVTSDHGINWFYPHPEREQNILWEDLVWIPIALIGKNWNIDTGQKISEVRQLADIGPTILDRLGIEIPNPFIGHSLLRRFKNRDARAFFATANGGASAGIRFKNHKYFTHFDSKKEYLYDIENDREEKFNLCEDSRYKEQLELYNSMVSDVYSQSTELIKDDRIWNWEYWIEY